A stretch of the Pseudalkalibacillus hwajinpoensis genome encodes the following:
- a CDS encoding HIT family protein — protein MSMVSACLGCQLANKIEPVHVVYEDDDVCCFLDIEPFNEGHTLIVPKKHVLDVEELDIKTANAIMVASMKISRAIKALYAPDGITVCQNGGTFNDLSHYHMHVIPRYDGQAFYHEEESENGKEKANLGVTKEKLMKQMEMMS, from the coding sequence ATGTCTATGGTATCAGCATGCTTAGGCTGTCAATTGGCAAACAAAATCGAACCGGTACATGTCGTATACGAAGATGATGATGTTTGTTGCTTTTTAGATATTGAGCCGTTTAATGAGGGTCATACGTTAATTGTACCTAAGAAACACGTTTTAGATGTAGAAGAGTTAGATATAAAAACAGCCAATGCGATTATGGTTGCTTCTATGAAAATTTCCCGAGCAATCAAAGCACTTTACGCGCCAGATGGAATCACTGTTTGCCAAAATGGCGGGACTTTCAACGATTTGAGTCATTACCATATGCATGTGATCCCGAGATATGATGGACAAGCTTTCTATCATGAAGAAGAGAGCGAGAATGGTAAGGAAAAAGCTAACTTAGGAGTCACGAAAGAGAAGTTAATGAAACAAATGGAAATGATGTCGTAA
- a CDS encoding GNAT family N-acetyltransferase, translated as MLRIGGKFLKTERCYLCLFSERDYESVKKLYENEHVRKYLGGTVEEEAFKHHFTHMLHAKKGRYWAIFLNESHAFIGFVFLDSYHDCARTEIGYQLLPQYWRNGYASEVVTRVIEHGFSEWQLQEIVAETQTRNMASCKLLRKVGMTCEGQLKRFGEEQSMFRLFNPTAS; from the coding sequence TTGCTACGGATAGGAGGGAAATTCCTGAAAACAGAAAGATGTTATCTCTGCTTATTTTCGGAGAGGGATTATGAGTCTGTTAAAAAGCTTTATGAGAATGAGCATGTGCGAAAATACTTAGGTGGAACGGTGGAGGAAGAGGCGTTTAAGCATCACTTCACACATATGCTTCACGCAAAGAAAGGCCGCTACTGGGCGATCTTTCTAAATGAAAGTCATGCGTTTATCGGTTTTGTTTTTCTTGATTCTTATCATGATTGTGCTCGTACAGAGATTGGATATCAGTTACTACCACAGTACTGGCGGAACGGTTATGCGAGCGAGGTCGTTACTCGTGTGATCGAGCATGGATTTAGTGAATGGCAGCTACAAGAAATCGTCGCTGAGACGCAAACGCGAAATATGGCGTCATGTAAGCTTTTGCGAAAAGTGGGTATGACGTGTGAAGGTCAATTGAAGCGATT